A stretch of the Takifugu flavidus isolate HTHZ2018 chromosome 1, ASM371156v2, whole genome shotgun sequence genome encodes the following:
- the ormdl1 gene encoding ORM1-like protein 1, translating to MNVGVAHSEVNPNTRVMNSRGIWLTYALGVGILHIVLLSIPFFSVPVVWTLTNVIHNFGMYVFMHAVKGTPFETPDQGKARLLTHWEQLDYGVQFTSSRKFFTISPIILYFLASFYTKYNTTHFLINTASLLSVLIPKLPQLHGVRLFGINKY from the exons ATGAACGTGGGGGTGGCACACAGTGAGGTGAACCCAAACACCCGGGTCATGAACAGTCGAGGCATCTGGCTGACCTACGCGCTTGGTGTCGGAATACTTCACATCGTGCTCTTGAGCATACCCTTCTTCAGTGTGCCAGTGGTTTGGACGCTGACCAATGTCATACACAACTTT ggaaTGTATGTCTTTATGCATGCAGTCAAGGGCACTCCCTTTGAGACCCCCGACCAAGGAAAAGCCAGACTCCTCACACACTGGGAACAGCTGGACTACGGCGTGCAGTTCACCTCATCTAGGAAATTTTTTACCATCTCCCCCATCATCCT ATACTTCCTGGCCAGCTTCTACACAAAGTACAACACAACACACTTTCTCATAAACACTGCCTCACTTCTGAGCGTCCTCATTCCAAAACTGCCACAGCTACATGGAGTTAGACTCTTTGGCATCAACAAGTATTAA
- the pms1 gene encoding PMS1 protein homolog 1 has translation MKQLPPDTVRLLSSSQVITSVVNVVKELLENSLDAGATSIDVKLENYGLERIEVRDNGHGIKAADTPVMAVRHFTSKICTHDDLEHLETYGFRGEALGSVCAVAEVTVITKTEEDDVSTQYTLNFTGGIVSKKPSHLGQGTTVSVLKLFKNLPVRRQYYSSTKKCKEELKKVQDLLLAYAIIKPELRLTLVHNKVVLWQKAKVPDHRSALVATLGPGVVVNLLPCHHRQEQPEIFLEGFFPKPGADYSSTSSSNPDKTFIFVNNRPVHHKDIMKLLRQHYTAQYPDDGSRSRYPVLMLSLTVSPSSVDVNLTPDKTQVLLHDKEAVLIALEAFLVSLYGFRPTDDPPALRPLSSETSCVPSEAAWPEEEASLAPTDLFGDADAAVRADAPPDSQTSNGSSSSSLAEDWIVNQMPAGSESNASLHDQNDLLSAETNVINKLPEMLEDNASTDECRGQFSAEDWSRGTALTDPVSGRPLQPVSIHQPPQTNVSAPDQALSSPDKKTLNAITEKRATLTAYDLISSRAMRAPLSPAALFEKEARADVLREKPAAGLQDISAAVHERWKNLREEDRKKYEEKAQKHQAQHEQRTKLASAEGPAETTLGTRGQKRKAPPSNQKLLDKLFSAQPQKKSGTPAPKPSLPLPCNIPSLRLRLQRLSSQSSAVPRGLRLVNQLASRSAWVISCGQRLMLLNPFRVEEALLFKRLLENNILPAVSLQTPIQLTDGSLGGAEYTKALCSMEKQSPELSGEVFFCDPRLVANGFKVRLIPALPSAERHLEVTAMADCVPFLGVEDLREILTAVLHGKARSVKECRPLKVTNYLKGEAVRLVRQLPASPSRADVEETLRRMERQLGEKNRTCIHGRPFLQHMGDVPSSEEEAREMLRPLEL, from the exons ATGAAGCAGCTGCCTCCAGACACGGTGCGGCTTCTGTCCAGCTCCCAGGTCATCACGTCTGTGGTTAATGTTGTCAAAGAGCTGTTGGAAAATTCCCTGGATGCTGGGGCCACCAGCATTGACGTCAAGCTG GAGAACTATGGTCTGGAGCGAATAGAGGTCCGTGATAACGGTCATGGAATCAAAGCTGCGGACACCCCCGTGATGGCCGTCAGGCATTTCACGTCAAAGATCTGCACCCACGATGATCTGGAGCATCTGGAGACGTACGGCTTCCGAGGAGAGGCCCTGGGTTCGGTCTGTGCCGTGGCTGAG GTGACAGTCATCACgaagacagaggaggacgaCGTCAGCACTCAGTACACACTTAATTTCACAGGAGGGATTGTTTCAAAGAAGCCATCTCACTTAGGTCAAG GAACAACTGTGAGCGTGCTGAAGCTTTTCAAGAATCTCCCAGTGAGACGACAATACTATTCTTCTACCAAGAAATGCAAAGAGGAACTGAAGAAAGTGCAGGACCTGCTGTTGGCTTACGCCATTATCAAGCCTGAACTGAGGCTCACTTTGGTTCACAACAAA GTGGTGTTGTGGCAGAAGGCCAAAGTCCCCGATCACAGGAGCGCTCTCGTTGCCACGTTGGGGCCCGGTGTCGTTGTCAACTTGCTCCCTTGCCACCATCGCCAGGAGCAACCAGAG ATTTTTTTAGAAGGCTTTTTTCCAAAGCCGGGAGCAGACTACTCCTCTACAAGCTCCTCAAACCCTGACAAAACATTTATATTCGTCAACAACAGACCCGTCCACCACAAAGACATCATGAAG ctGTTGCGGCAGCACTACACTGCACAGTATCCGGATGATGGATCCCGAAGCCGTTATCCCGTCCTTATGCTCAGCCTCACCGTGTCTCCATCCTCGGTCGATGTCAACCTGACCCCGGACAAGACCCAGGTTCTTCTTCACGACAAG GAGGCCGTGCTTATCGCCCTGGAGGCATTTCTGGTGTCCTTGTATGGCTTTCGGCCTACTGATGACCCTCCAGCTCTGAGGCCGCTCAGCTCCGAGACATCGTGCGTACCCTCTGAAGCGGCGTGGCCCGAGGAGGAGGCCAGCCTCGCCCCCACAGACCTCTTTGGTGACGCTGATGCAGCAGTAAGGGCTGACGCTCCACCGGACAGCCAGACCTCAAACGGCAGCTCGTCATCCTCTCTAGCAGAGGACTGGATCGTTAACCAGATGCCAGCTGGTTCTGAGTCTAACGCGTCCCTCCACGACCAAAACGACCTTCTGTCTGCAGAAACAAACGTAATAAACAAGCTACCTGAGATGCTGGAGGACAACGCCTCCACAGACGAGTGCAGAGGCCAGTTCTCAGCTGAGGACTGGAGCCGTGGCACAGCTTTGACTGACCCCGTCTCAGGAAGGCCCCTTCAGCCCGTCAGTATCCACCAACCACCACAGACCAACGTCTCTGCTCCAGACCAGGCTCTGAGCAGCCCCGACAAAAAGACGCTGAACGCCATAACGGAGAAACGCGCTACGCTGACGGCTTATGACCTGATCAGCAGCCGGGCCATGAGGGCACCTCTGTCCCCCGCCGCTCTGTTCGAGAAGGAGGCCAGGGCCGACGTCCTGAGGGAGAAACCCGCAGCCGGCCTGCAGGATATCAGCGCCGCTGTTCACGAGAGGTGGAAAAATCTGAGGGAGGAAGATCGCAAAAA GTATGAAGAGAAGGCCCAGAAGCACCAGGCGCAGCACGAGCAGAGGACCAAACTGGCCTCTGCTGAAGGTCCCGCCGAGACAACTCTGGGCACGAGGGGCCAGAAACGCAAGGCCCCGCCGTCCAACCAGAAACTGCTGGACAAGCTCTTCTCCGCACAGCCTCAGAAGAAGAGCGGGACTCCTGCCCCCAAGCCCTCGCTGCCCCTTCCCTGCAACATTCCCTCCCTTCGGCTGCGGCTTCAGCGCCTTTCCTCCCAGAGCAGCGCGGTGCCACGGGGCCTCCGTCTTGTAAACCAACTGGCCTCTCGGAGCGCCTGGGTCATTTCATGCGGTCAGAGGCTCATGTTGTTAAACCCATTTCGAGTGGAGGAAGCCTTGCTGTTTAAGAGACTTCTAGAGAATAATATACTCCCAGCAGTGAGTCTGCAGACCCCTATACAGTTAACAGATGG aAGTCTAGGAGGAGCAGAATATACCAAAGCCTTGTGCAGCATGGAGAAACAGAGCCCCGAATTAAGCGGAGAGGTGTTCTTCTGTGATCCCCGGCTCGTTGCCAATGGCTTTAAAGTCAGACTCATCCCAG CGCTCCCGTCAGCTGAGAGACATCTGGAAGTGACGGCCATGGCGGACTGCGTGCCTTTCCTCGGTGTGGAGGACCTCAGGGAGATCCTGACCGCAGTTCTTCACGGGAAGGCGCGGAGCGTGAAAGAGTGTCGACCACTTAAAGTCACAAACTACTTAAAA GGCGAAGCGGTGCGACTTGTCCGTCAGCTGCCCGCGAGTCCGTCCCGGGCGGACGTGGAGGAAACGCTGCGGAGGATGGAGCGGCAGCTTGGTGAGAAGAACCGGACCTGCAtccacggccgacccttcctcCAACACATGGGCGACGTCCCTTCTTCAGAAGAAGAAGCCAGAGAGATGCTGAGGCCTCTGGAGCTGTGA